Below is a window of Naumovozyma castellii chromosome 9, complete genome DNA.
ATGTATGCTTCTGATGAACAAGGGCagaattgaagatgttTTACCATTTGGATGTGTTGATGATGTGAAAACGCAATGACTTTTTGAATGTAACTAGTTATACTTGTAtataaaattcaaaaatatattccaaCATATTCTTTACTGCTCTAGGTACGGTTTTATATTAccttttttaaaattagtCCAACATGAATAGTACTCATCTATGATGAACCACCAATcaacaaatttatttatttctgCTTTATCTTCACTTCAGTGCtgagaaggaaaagatccattaataatggtTTCTCTATATTCCGTCGTTAGTTTCCGTCAAAAAAAGTGATGGGCGGATATCTACTTTACTCAGCGAGGACACTGTAAAGCTTCTCACACCAATAAAAGGACGTCAGTTCAATAAGTCAATGCTTAACAAATACATCTCTTTAATCTCGAAAAGAGTTGTCGATGGATATAAGCCGATTAGAATACCCAGTAAAAATGATAACATCATAATCGCAATGTCGTCTGGGGTTGATTCATCCGTGGCTGCGCTACTTTACGCTCGACAATATCCCAATGTTCGGGGTATTTACATGCAAAATTGGTCAAATTCACAGTCATTAGATGATCCAGCGAAGGAGCCATGTTATGAAAAAGATTGGAGGGACGTTCGTAAAGTTGCCAAATATTTGAACATACCGGTCGAGAAAGTGAATTTTGAGAAAGATTACTGGCTTGATGTTTTCGAACCTATGCTAAAGAACTACGAATTAGGGTTGACACCAAATCCCGATGTTGGTTGTAATAGGTTTGTCAAATTTGGGAGattgaagatatatttggatgaaaaatatggaatTGATAATTACTACTTGATAACCGgtcattattcaagaattttGGAAGTAGaggagaaagaaaatgaattcCATTTACTGAGGGGTTATTACAAATCAAAAGATCAAAGCTACTACCTATCACAAATAAACACCCAAATTTTGTGTCAGACGCTACTGCCCGTTGGACATCTAACGAAACCAGAAGTA
It encodes the following:
- the SLM3 gene encoding tRNA-5-taurinomethyluridine 2-sulfurtransferase (ancestral locus Anc_3.158) is translated as MLNKYISLISKRVVDGYKPIRIPSKNDNIIIAMSSGVDSSVAALLYARQYPNVRGIYMQNWSNSQSLDDPAKEPCYEKDWRDVRKVAKYLNIPVEKVNFEKDYWLDVFEPMLKNYELGLTPNPDVGCNRFVKFGRLKIYLDEKYGIDNYYLITGHYSRILEVEEKENEFHLLRGYYKSKDQSYYLSQINTQILCQTLLPVGHLTKPEVRELASYYELPTATKPDSQGICFVNNSQHGKFKNFLKHYLPQAKGDIITLHPSTGEKIKWGEHDGLWSYTLGQKVGISMPQADERYNGTWFVSRKIDETNEIVIVRGRDNAALYTDTINVQDFIHMGHNTNSLRTEIDDGIRDGTLTIQARSLQEPIQVKSCEFESNESPNIHTLKLIKPQRAIAPGQYCCLYINERVLGSGTITK